One part of the Nocardioides zeae genome encodes these proteins:
- a CDS encoding SRPBCC family protein: METTARTVVDKPIGVVWAALADHTAIEQWGPGLRVTVDDSAAEEPGGVGAVRRIKSGPTPAIVERVTVVEPGRSLSYVALGGVPFRDYGGTVRLTERSATSTEVAWTLHAQRRLPVVEGVALAGVARVLLTLFTRAVRRG; the protein is encoded by the coding sequence GTGGAGACCACCGCCAGGACCGTCGTCGACAAGCCGATCGGGGTCGTCTGGGCCGCGCTCGCGGACCACACCGCCATCGAGCAGTGGGGCCCGGGGCTGCGCGTCACGGTCGACGACTCCGCCGCCGAGGAGCCCGGGGGCGTCGGTGCCGTCCGGCGGATCAAGAGCGGCCCGACGCCCGCGATCGTCGAGCGCGTCACCGTTGTCGAGCCCGGCCGCTCCCTGTCCTACGTCGCCCTCGGTGGCGTGCCGTTCCGCGACTACGGCGGCACCGTGCGACTGACCGAACGCAGCGCCACCAGCACCGAGGTGGCCTGGACGCTCCACGCGCAGCGCCGGCTCCCGGTGGTCGAGGGCGTCGCCCTGGCCGGTGTGGCCCGGGTGCTCCTCACGCTGTTCACCCGCGCCGTACGCCGCGGCTGA